The genomic stretch AGCCGAAACGCGCGCTGCTGCCGACACCATGCTTCTCGAAGCCATCACGTCGGAACAGAACGCACGTATCGCTGCTGACAACGCCATGATGGCGCAGATCAACAACCTCGGTGGCCGCGTCGGCGTCCTCGAATCGCGCATGAACGATTTCGACGATCGTCTCGCGAGCTCGACCGCAACGGCGATCGCTCTTGGTGGCATGGGCTTCCTGCCTGACACCACGTTCAACCTCGCTGTGTCGGGTGGTTTCTACGAAGGCGCAAATGCCATCGCAGCAAACGCCGGTTTCCGCGTCAGCGACAACATTGCCATCACTGCCGGTGTCGGCGGTGGCCTGAACAAGGGCGGCAAGGTCGGCGGCCGCGTCGGCGTCATCTTCGGCTGGTAGTCTCCTGGCTGATGGAGGTTTCCTCCAAGAAAGGCGGTCCGGGTCTTGTGCCCGGGCCGCTTTTTGTTTGCGCCCGCGATATTCGGCGGCGCAACTAGGGCTTGTCGATCTTCGGCTTGCTCCATAGGCTTACCGGTGACGGGGAAGTCTGGGAGAAGATCGATGTGCGAGCAGAACGAAATCGAAAACTGGGCCCGCAAGGGGCTGACCCGTAGGCAGTTGGGCGCATTCGGCGTTGCGGCAGGTGCTGCGGCCTGTGCTCCGACCGATGGCGCCGCCAATGGTGCGGCATCGGCTACCGGCGGGCTTGCCGAAAGCAATGTAACTTTCGAGACTCCTGCCGGGACGATGGATGGCTTTTTCGTCCATCCGGCTGGCAAGCGCTCGCCCGCTGTCCTGTTCTGGCCCGACATTGCCGGCATCCGCGAGGCCAAGCGGCAGATGGCGCGGCGCCTTGCAGGCGAAGGCTATGCGGTGCTGCTCGCCAATCCCTACTACCGCGATGTCGCTGGCGAACAGTTCGCGGATTTCGCCGATTTCGCTTCATCGGGAGGTTTCCAGAAAGTCACTCCGTGGCGCGAGAAATTTTCGGCTGAGACGATCCAGCTCGATGCGCGTGCCTGCTCTGCATGGCTGCGTGGACAGGATGCCGTCGACAGTGCCCGCGGCATGGGGACCCAAGGCTATTGC from Altererythrobacter epoxidivorans encodes the following:
- a CDS encoding dienelactone hydrolase family protein — encoded protein: MCEQNEIENWARKGLTRRQLGAFGVAAGAAACAPTDGAANGAASATGGLAESNVTFETPAGTMDGFFVHPAGKRSPAVLFWPDIAGIREAKRQMARRLAGEGYAVLLANPYYRDVAGEQFADFADFASSGGFQKVTPWREKFSAETIQLDARACSAWLRGQDAVDSARGMGTQGYCMTGSFAVLGANAVPQMKAAASFHGGGLVRDSETSPHRKLREDVHYLIAIGQNDDAKAPGDKDALREAATTVGAEAEIEVYAADHGWCVPDSPSYDKAEAERAWSRLLAIYGSEL